A DNA window from Eretmochelys imbricata isolate rEreImb1 chromosome 3, rEreImb1.hap1, whole genome shotgun sequence contains the following coding sequences:
- the LOC144262617 gene encoding protein CLN8-like has product MNLANDGAMSRAIFDWDYVLWEVRLTLLAAGFFIYLGVFLLAHWLSSWISATYCVLSAKEKVFWNMTITRGVFGVQSCVAGLWAMLVDPVFQADKVYSQQKWSWFNCLIASGFFLLENVGVHLNNIVFKTFDGFLVVHHLLALGGFLGLITNIKSGHYLPLIGLLLEMSTPSTCFSWVLLKIGWSNTLFWKANQWVMIHLFHCRMILTYHMWWVCVSNWNDVVENMGLPYFTVFFIGLCALTIVLNPYWTYKKTQQLLRPVDWNFSKTAVKNGSSGKLNGETGEKKRL; this is encoded by the exons ATGAATCTTGCAAATGATGGTGCAATGTCCAGAGCCATATTTGACTGGGACTATGTTCTGTGGGAAGTTCGTTTGACATTACTAGCAGCTGGTTTTTTCATCTACCTGGGAGTATTTCTTCTAGCTCACTGGCTGTCCTCATGGATCAGTGCCACTTATTGTGTTTTGTCAGCAAAGGAGAAGGTCTTCTGGAATATGACTATCACACGTGGCGTGTTTGGAGTTCAGAGTTGCGTAGCTGGGTTGTGGGCCATGCTTGTAGATCCAGTTTTTCAAGCTGACAAAGTGTATTCACAGCAAAAGTGGAGCTGGTTTAATTGTTTAATAGCCTCTGGCTTCTTTTTGCTTGAAAATGTAGGTGTTCATCTGAATAATATTGTTTTCAAGACGTTTGATGGGTTCTTGGTAGTTCATCATTTACTGGCCCTTGGTGGCTTTCTTGGGCTGATAACAAACATAAAATCTGGACACTATCTACCCCTGATTGGACTGCTACTTGAGATGAGCACTCCTTCAACCTGCTTCTCCTGGGTACTTTTAAAG ATTGGCTGGTCTAATACCCTTTTTTGGAAGGCAAACCAGTGGGTAATGATCCACCTTTTTCACTGTCGCATGATCCTTACTTATCACATGTGGTGGGTGTGCGTTTCCAATTGGAATGATGTGGTGGAAAATATGGGACTTCCATATTTTACTGTGTTTTTCATTGGATTATGTGCACTTACAATAGTACTTAACCCATACTGGACATACAAAAAGACTCAGCAGCTCCTCAGGCCAGTTGACTGGAACTTTTCAAAGACAGCAGTGAAAAATGGATCTTCTGGAAAATTAAACGGTGAAACAGGTGAAAAGAAGAGGCTATAG